One region of Armigeres subalbatus isolate Guangzhou_Male chromosome 3, GZ_Asu_2, whole genome shotgun sequence genomic DNA includes:
- the LOC134222668 gene encoding uncharacterized protein LOC134222668 gives MHVSNHVAISAALDFARSRSGPRKFSGRLGKRESWLHPKLHEEPAVKLISRNCPIGRKDSREIRIEFGEVTFLNLRITVSLTFVRTADNSGRVLLCSCNRNSFFSIVVQKYSVRRRLDLCALNQSRPADGYISLPSARSAESPGRKTPAPVILSGGKRSVSTSLQRGVVVVNCHHRPNRHSSTRGSRQPPFIGPRGDHQSPTDISGNSSAGTAAAVTIW, from the exons ATGCACGTTTCCAACCAC GTCGCGATTTCCGCCGCGCTCGATTTCGCGAGATCAAGGTCGGGTCCAAGGAAGTTTTCGGGAAGATTGGGAAAGAGAGAGTCGTGGCTGCACCCGAAATTGCACGAAGAGCCAGCGGTCAAATTAATATCTCGCAATTGTCCAatcggtcgaaaagattcgcggGAAATCCGAATTGAATTCGGCGAGGTCACGTTCCTTAATCTGAGGATCACGGTTTCGCTCACTTTCGTCCGAACCGCAGATAACAGTGGAAGGGTCTTGCTTTGTTCGTGTAATCGTAATTCATTTT TTTCGATAGTTGTGCAAAAATATAGTGTGCGTCGTAGGCTAGATTTGTGTGCTCTTAATCAATCTAGGCCAG CCGACGGCTATATATCTCTTCCCAGCGCCAGGTCAGCGGAGTCCCCAGGACGAAAGACCCCGGCACCCGTCATCTTGTCCGGTGGGAAGCGATCCGTCTCTACATCGCTTCAGCGGGGAGTTGTGGTCGTCAATTGCCACCATCGACCAAACCGCCATTCGTCGACACGTGGAAGTCGCCAACCACCATTCATTGGCCCACGTGGCGATCATCAATCGCCAACCGACATCAGCGGTAACAGCAGCGCAggtacagcagcagcagtaacCATCTGGTGA
- the LOC134220863 gene encoding myb-like protein U: MVTLYKALLISLVVIVDLSHIHANDQYFQLNSPSGTYNYGYPLTPKGNFHHERRDQNDVTYGCYGYVDPKKRLHVTHYISDRMGYRVVEPNKPLLVFLTDRISLQAFLLPKGCGLLPANSPSNLGPELIYKPPGITNWTTKRPSTTTPISSTTKKPVTSPPCSCSQATTTEPSPVYTIGTSKPPSATVGHSTTPSTITPAYQTTTTPKPSDPLIDVDLNVNLLKPTQYMYRPNDHPNEHIRITRAISSENSTLPRIYYVPYQNHQAPPPGVQSTSPPGNCAYNYGYLGLAPVIFVPIGVAQPLGLVSPHLTGITLRKFAMNDAGNLTLTEVLDDKGQPIPLDYSNALRGIINSGDFDSLRRGC; encoded by the exons ATGGTAACTCTATACAAAGCATTGCTGATAAGCTTG GTTGTTATTGTGGACCTTAGTCATATTCATGCTAATGATCAATATTTCCAACTCAATTCACCGTCCG GTACGTATAATTACGGATACCCCTTGACACCGAAAGGCAATTTTCATCATGAGCGTCGTGATCAGAATGACGTTACGTACGGCTGTTACGGCTATGTCGACCCTAAAAAAAGGCTCCACGTGACACACTACATATCAGACCGGATGGGCTACCGCGTTGTGGAACCGAATAAGCCTCTTCTCGTATTCCTGACGGATCGTATTTCGTTGCAAGCATTCTTGCTTCCTAAAGGATGTGGGCTACTTCCCGCAAACAGTCCAAGTAACTTAGGACCGGAGCTCATCTACAAGCCTCCGGGTATCACTAATTGGACCACCAAACGACCATCAACGACAACTCCGATTAGCAGTACGACCAAGAAACCTGTTACTTCGCCTCCATGCTCGTGTTCACAAGCGACAACGACGGAACCTTCACCCGTATATACAATTGGAACTTCAAAACCACCATCAGCAACAGTTGGGCATTCAACCACGCCATCCACAATTACCCCTGCTTATCAAACGACGACTACACCAAAGCCATCAG ATCCCCTCATTGACGTTGACTTGAATGTCAACCTCTTGAAGCCGACCCAGTACATGTACCGGCCGAACGATCATCCAAACGAGCATATCCGCATCACCAGGGCGATCTCCAGTGAAAACTCAACGCTTCCACGAATCTACTACGTTCCTTACCAGAACCACCAAGCGCCACCACCGGGTGTTCAATCAACGTCACCTCCCGGCAATTGTGCTTACAATTACGGTTATCTCGGATTGGCACCGGTAATCTTTGTTCCAATCGGTGTGGCACAACCGCTTGGACTGGTGTCGCCGCATCTGACGGGAATTACTTTGCGGAAGTTTGCTATGAACGATGCGGGAAATTTAACTCTTACCGAAGTGCTGGACGACAAGGGCCAACCAATTCCGTTGGACTACTCCAATGCGCTTCGAGGCATCATCAATAGCGGCGATTTTGACTCGCTCAGACGTGGATGTTAA